In Marinobacterium sp. LSUCC0821, the DNA window AGATCGCAATCCAAGGATAGTACCAAAAAGCACCTTAAACCCTGCTGGAATAAAGATCACACTCGCAACTTTTACTAGCTCTGGGTTGAAGATGAGCTGTTCAAAGGGATAGACCAGATTAATTTGAAGCAACCAAGCTAGCGCCATCAGCACAAAAAGTAGCAGGTTAAGGGAGAGAAGTTTCTTCAAAATAGTGCACTTTTTAGTAAATATTTCGTAATTTGAAATATTACCCAGTCACAATTGTCATGTCAGCTTAAACCTAAGAATAATAAGATCCGTAATAAGCGTTATTTCGCATATCTTAAATAGTCGTTATAATGCGCGCAGTTTTTAGAAGCGTTGCGCAGTAGCCAAAAGCTCCAAATGCGCAATTTGACGAATCTTAATTGAATGAGGTCAGGCCCGTGAAAGCACTAATTTCAAAAGCGGCATCAGCACTTGTAACAGTGGGTTTCACTGTAGCAGTTTCTCTAACAGCTCAGGCAGCAACTTCTGACGAAGCGATTGCAGCGCGCATCGCACCAGTTGGCAAAGTATGTCTTCAGGGCGACGCTAGTTGTGGTACTGCATCAGCTGCAAGCAGCGGCGGTACTCGTTCAGGTGCAGACGTTGTCGCGGCTGCTTGTAACGCATGTCATGGCACTGGCGTACTTGGTGCACCTAAAAATGGCTCTGGTGACTGGGCCGCTCGCGCTGACAAGGGTATCGACACCCTACTCAAAAATGCGATCAACGGTATCAATGCAATGCCACCACGTGGTACCTGTGCTGACTGTTCTGATGATGAGATCAAAGCAGCAATCGAGCACATGATCTCACTATAAAGATCCAAACGAATAACAGCGCCTAAGGGCGCTGTTTTTGTTAGTGTCGAATTCAAACTAATTAAAAATCGTCGAGAAGATTCTTAAGACCTGCCAAGGTCTGTTTGCCACGCGCCTTATTACGCTCCGGATCCATCTCGCCCTGCCCTTCACGCTCGATATCCTCTTCAGGCAGCTCATCTAGGAAACGGCTTGGTTCACAGCTCTGCCACTCACCAAATTGACGCCGTTTCTTTGCCAAGGTCATCGCTAGGGTGCGCTGTGCTCGGGTAATACCCACATAGGCAAGACGACGCTCCTCTTCGATGGTGTCAGATTCGATGCTGTTTCTATGCGGCAGCAACTCCTCTTCCATTCCCATTAGGTAGACGTGTGGAAACTCCAACCCTTTCGAGGCGTGCAGGGTCATCAACTGCACACGATCGGAGTCATCCTCCTCCTCTTGACGCTCAAGAAGGTCGAGCAGAACCAAACGGCTTATCGCATCCTCGATGCCGGCATCGGGATCATCTTCCTGAATACGCTCAAGTGAAGCGCGCAGCGAATCAACAAGGAACCAGACGTTTTGTATGCGCTTCTCGGCAATCACATCACTAGAAGCGTTCGCTTTAATCCAATCTTCGTAGCCGATCTCGGTAATCAGGTCACGCACTGCAGAGATAGGATCGCTCCCTAAACACATAGCGTGCAGGTGCTCAATCATGGCGCTGAATTCACGCAAGCGATTCAGTGCGGCCGATTTGAGGTGATGCTCTACCCCCAACTCGTCAATCGCTGCAAAGAGGCTTATGTGGCGTTCTGTCGCATATTCCCCAAGTGCTTGCAGAGTTGCAGGACCAATCTCGCGACGTGGCACGTTGATGATACGCAGGAAAGCGTTGTCATCATCACGGTTGATAAGCACTTTGAAATAGCTCATCAAATCTTTGATCTCTGCGCGAGCAAAGAAGCTGGTCCCGCCACTCAATTTGTAGGGCACTTTGAAGTTCTGCATCTTGATCTCAAGCAGACGCGCTTGGAAGTTACCTCGATAGAGAAC includes these proteins:
- a CDS encoding cytochrome c5 family protein translates to MKALISKAASALVTVGFTVAVSLTAQAATSDEAIAARIAPVGKVCLQGDASCGTASAASSGGTRSGADVVAAACNACHGTGVLGAPKNGSGDWAARADKGIDTLLKNAINGINAMPPRGTCADCSDDEIKAAIEHMISL